tattctaagaaaatgatttttattatgaacatgaaactatatccaaaaattatggttaaactcaaagtggaagaatgttttctaaaatggtcatctatacgtccttctttcgactgaaatgactacctttacaaaaacgaattgtaacttatttttccgactataaacctatacttttcctgtttagattcataaaatagagtttaatatgaaaccatagcaatttgattcactcaaaacggatttaaaatgaagaagttatgggtaaaacaagattggataatttttctcattttagctacgtgaaaattggtaacaaatctattccaaccataacttaatcaacttgtattgtatattatgtaatcttgagataccatagacacgtatacaatgtttcaacctatcatgtcgacacatctatatatatttcggaacaaccatagacactctatatgtgaatgttggagttagctatacagggttgaggttgattccaaaatatatatagtttgagttgtgatcaatactgagatacgtatacactgggtcgtggattgattcaagataatatttatcgatttatttctgtacagctaactgtggacaactagttgtaggttactaacgaggacagctgacttaataaacttaaaacatcaaaatatattaaaagtgttgtaaatatattttgaacatactttgatatatatgtatatattgttataggttcgtgaatcaaccagtggacaagtcttacttcccgacgaagtaaaaatctgtgaaagtgagttatagtcccacttttaaaatctaatatttttgggatgagaatacatgcaggttttataaatgatttacaaaatagacacaagtacatgaaactacattctatggttgaattatcgaaatcgaatatgcccctttttattaagtctggtaatctaagaattagggaacagacaccctaattgacgcgaatcctaaagatagatctattgggcttaacaaaccccatccaaagtacaggatgctttagtacttcgaaatttatatcatatctgaagggtgtcccggaatgatggggatattcttatatatgcatcttgttaatgtcggttaccaggtgttcaccatatgaatgatttttatctctatgtatgggatgtgtattgaaatatgaaatcttgtggtctattattatgatttgatatatataggttaaacctataactcaacaacatttttgttgacgttttaagcatgtttattctcaggtgattattaagagcttccgctgtcgcatacttaaataaagacgagatttggagtccatgcttgtatgatattgtgtaaaaactgcattcaagaaacttattttgttgtaacatatttgtattgtaaaccattatgtaatggtcgtgtgtaaacaggatattttagattatcattatttgataatctacgtaaagctttttaaacctttattgatgaaataaaggttatggtttgttttaaaaatgaatgcagtctttgaaaaacatctcatatagaggtcaaaacctcgcaacgaaatcaattaatatggaacgtttttaatcaataagaacgggacatttcattatctaTCCGCAGAAACTTAGCGGAAtgacccgcagtcttttattagcACGGAAACTGATCCGCtatctttattttcagcgaatattccaaGCATTTTGATTATAGTTAGCGTAACTTCTGCTTTTATCCTTTAGCTAATAAAatgtacatatacaatgctatgtatatgatcaagtccccccagtttattatgatacatcttGCGAAgtaaatgcatcatgataaactcttaAAAATTTGTAGTTATTCATGACCGCTATCCGCATTATAATATTTTCGCTATGCCTTTGTTACCGTTACAGCAAACAAAGTTAGCGTTTTCATCCGTTAGCGAAAATATTACCGTTTAAATTATTACAACGGACACTTAACGCAATTGATTAGCATTCGTacttcccctatatatatatatatatatatatatatatatatatatatatatatatatatatatatatatatatatatatacatcagtgTCCATAATCACAATTTTCCCACTCGCTACTCTGAAATATATCGCAACTTAACTAAATATTCACATCTCTTTAGAAACTTCTTTCTTTCTCGTAATTCATTTTATCATGAAGATCGACGAAGTGGATTCCAAGGCTAACCCAAAAACCTTGATCACGAAGCTATTAAAAATCCCTGAGTCTAAATCGTCGGCGTCAAAAGAGAAGCAAACGATTTCAATCGTCGATTTGACCTCCAAATCTCCCCTTACGAACCCAAGCTCCACTAAACGACCCTACCAGACGCCGCCACAATCACAAAGTAAAAAATTAAAGCAAACTGACACCACTCTTTATGATAATCCGATTATATCGAATTATGAAGGGGATCAGCAAACGGGTAAGCCTTGAACATTATCGCATAATTAATGCTCGCATTTTTCTGCGTATCTTATAATTTACATGTTTTTGCAGGCGGTTCCACTAGTAACCCCTTTTTGGCGAGCCCAAACACGCTTGACTAGATCACAGAGCTGTTCCGCACCCCACCCGACTCTTATTGGATGAGAATCGACGGTTTATCGGGATATACTTATGCCTCTTCTACTGCAGCACTAGATCGGTGCcaacaaatgaagttggccatcCCAGGCGAACTTCGCCGCGAATTTTCAAAGCTTTCTGCGCTTGATGCGCATAATAGTTTTGTGCAGAATTTCTACGTGTGCTTCAATTCTGCGTATGGTATGATTTGCCGTCAAGAACAGTTTTTCAACATTCTTGAGGCTGAAAAGGCAAAGTACAACACCGAGAAATCCAAGGCTACGGACAGCGAGAAGCGCTGTGTCGACCTCTCTTATGAACTCACCGCAGCAAAAGCTGCGGTGGATGACTTAAAACTGCAGGTTTCAACTGCAGCTGAAAAAGAAAACAGCCTCCAAGCTACTATTAGTGCATTAACGGAGGGGGATACGAAGGCCACTGCGGAGCGAGACAACGCTCTAGCTGCCACGGCTTCTGCGAAGCTTGAATTCACCAAGCTTCGCCAATATTTGCCAGAGTTTGCCAGGAAAGTGCTTAATTCGCACCTTGTTTCTGCTCAGTTTTCAACATATGCTGCTGCGCTGAGATTGCGCAAAAGAGTGGAATTCTTGGATGAGATTACTCCGTATTGCACCATACCAAATCCACTACCATCAGCAATTGAAGATCGCGTTTGCTCGCTAGCAGATGCTCGAGATGCATTTGCTACTGCGAAAGAAAACATAGCTGATATTCCAATCCCACAAATATCAGCAATAAGCGAGCAGGATGATGCTACTGCAAATGACATCATCGAACTCAATTTATCTAAGCTGTGATTATATTGTAATGTCTAGCACGCAGCTATCTCTGCgctgttattaataaaattttcgCATTTCCATATATATTTGcaagtacttttatttatatagcgctttcatcataatattcataacacggacttgtcctttgcaatttccaacttttattattgtgcacataataagtatgtacttttgcgaaacaatctgtatgcgtgtatatttatacgttatgaatcttctaagtccgccaaatcgatccttaggcaatcaattagcattgcgaagcatctaagtattggcaaaatAAAATACTTAGAATTTTAAGTTCCTTTCGCAATAGTTATTTTCTGcgaaagtgggcaatttcatcactttgctatttaAACATCGCGAAATACCTCATCGCTATGAAACAGGATACAAAACATTTCATAAACTTTTGGCATTTCACAAATAAACTCTTTGCATACTCTTACAAGTGTCAACTTTTGAAATTCGTGCAAGTGTGATCAAGACttgaaaaaattaaaaataaaaacacatATAAAAAATATCAAGTATAGGCCTTGCAATGAATTTCACACTTTATGCATATGCATTTTTGGCCTTCATATTAATTTCACAGAATTACACATAATATCGCTTTAATAAAGCGGCATGCCACGAATTATGTAAAGTTCGCCCTTCCACATCTGCGAGGTTATATGAACCTGTTGCATTAATTGCCACAACCTGATAAGGACCCTCCCAATTAGGTCCTAAtttgccaagcttttctgctctACTTGCATCGTTATTTTACAGTATCCACTCGCCTATATCAAAAGATAAAGCACGTACCATTTTACTATAATATTTGGCGATTTGTTGTTTATTATTTGCTTCTCTGATAGCAGCTATTAACCTTCGCTCTTTGATGAAATTTTGATTTTCGCACAATGTATCATCGTTTGCTTCTTCCTCGAAGTTAGCAACTCTATGCATTGGCACAAGAATTTCTGCGGGTATTACTGCCTCAGAGTcatataccaaactaaaaggtgtttcccctTTGCTTTTCTTGAAGGTAGTGCGATGTGCTCacaacacattgggtaattcatctacccaacccgTTCGCTTTTCGCATAACCTCTTTTTAATTTCGCTTACAATATCGCGGTTGGTTACTTCGCATATGCCATTAGCCTGTGGATGTGCCACTGATGTAaacttttatattatatttaaatcagtgcaccatgtcttaaaaggatctttcgctatttgtgcaCCATTATCACTAACCAACTCACGCGGAATACCAAATTTGCAAACAATGTAtttccatacaaaatttcgcacttgcacaccagtGATAGTGCGAAttgccttagcttcaacccattttgtaAAATAGTCAATTGCTACAATCAAAAACTTAACATTGCCAGGTCCTGCtggaaatggccctacaatgtcaatagcctACTTGTGAAATGGCCATGGTGAATGaacaggaatcatatcatgccaTGGCATCCGATTCTGCAGAGCATGTCTTTGACAGCTTTTACAACGCTTAACAATCTTTGCAACATCGCGATATAGGAatggccaaaagtaacccatccgcataatttttTTCGTAATAGTTTTATAACCTGAATGTAGTGCACATGAACCGTTATGCACTTCATCAACTATCATTTCTGCTTCAATTAGGCCCACAAATCGCATCATTGGACCGCAGTATGATTTGCGATACAAaatatcattttgaatgatatacaTTGGTGCTCGCTCTCTTACTAAGCGAGCTTCGCGCTTATCACTTGGCAAAATATCACTACGAATGTATTGCAggattggttccatccaatttAGCTGTTCTTCTTTAACAGACGCAACCATTAAGTCGTTATCTATTGACTTGCTTGGCAACTCCTCAACCCAaacttgtttttgaaagtgcgaaAATGTTAGAGCGGCCAACTTACTCaaagcatccgccttcttattttgacttCTTGGTACTTGCACGAGTTCAAAATACTCAAACCGCTCTGCCAATTCTTTCAATAACTGCAAATATTTCTACATTGAAGAATCATGTGCTTCGAAAGAGCCATTAAACTGATTTGCTACTAATTGCGAATCTGTAAATGTACGCAAGTTAGTGATAttcatttttcgcgcaatatttaaaCCAGCAAGTAACGCTTCATATTCCGCTTCATtatttgtcacatcaaaattaaaacTCAATGCGTACGTATGCTCTTCACCACCTGGGCTTGCCAAAACCAAACCCGCACCTGCGCCCTCTGCACAAGAAGCTCCATCAGTAAACAAATCCCAAGTTTCACCGACTACCGGTTTTAACGCTGTTCGCTCATTAATCACTTCCAACTCCCCAGTCATttcagcgagataatccgccaAAACCTGGCCCTTTACAGTGCTGCGCGGAAGGTAAGAAATTTGATAAGCACCAAACTCTACTGCCCACAAcgcgagtctaccagatatctctaGTTTTGTTAAGATTTTCTTCATCAGCATATTAGTTAACACGTGCactggatgcccttgaaaatatcttcttaaCCTTCACGATGTTAATAtgagcgcatacacaaacttttcaatcggAGCATAGTTTATTTTACTTCCTGTAAGAGCTTTACTGATAAAATATACAGGTTTTTGTATTTTATCTCTTTCCGCCACTAGAACTGAGCAAAAAGGTTCATTTGCCACCGATATATAAAGGTAAAGAATTTCGCCATTAATTGGTGTTGTTAACGTAGGAAAAGTTTTCAACAACTTCTTCATTTCTTGAAACGCGATTTCTGCTTCGCTTTTCCAAACAAAGCTTTTTTGTTTCAAGCAGCCTTTTAAGGTTTTGAAAAACGACAATTGTCTTTCAGCAGCTttagacaagaaacgcgttaatgcGGCTAACTTTCTGGTTAGACTTTGCACTTCCTTAACCATTTTTGGTGCTGTCATATTTTCAATAGCCGCAATTttctttggattagcttgaatacgttgttctgtaacaagatattCCAAAAACATTCCTTTAGTTTCACCAAAACTACACTTTagaggattaagcttcatgtttatccttCGCAATGTGTTAAATGTTTCACGTATATCTTCAATGATTCGCTCTTGTGTTGTGCTTTTGAttactaaatcatctacataagcctcAAGATTACGCCCAATTTATTTTTCGAACGCAGTGTCAATCAAACGTTGATACGTCGTacccgcattgattaaaccaaaaggcatcattatacAAGAAAatatgcctttgcccgtatgaaaagcagttttatCTGCATCTTCTTTAGCCATTGGGATCTGATGATAATCCCTTGCCGTATCCAAATAACATTTATATGGAAAAGTATGCAAAGATTCTACTTTCAAATCAATTTCTGGAAGTGGATAGTTATCCTTAGGGCACGCTTTATTTAAATCCTtgaaatcaatacacattctccatgAACCATCAGGATTTTTCACCAAAACTGGAttcgcaatccatgattggtattgaaCTTCGCGTAAAATTTCTGCCCTCAGTAATTTTGTTACCTCTTCGCATAGCCACTTCACGAGATCATGGGCCATGCCTCTACGCTTCTGCACTACAGATTTTAAAGCTGGATTTACATTAAGTCTGTGTTCTgcaatatgacgcggaacaccagtcatatcattttCACACTAAGCAAAAATATCCATATACTGCACAAGTAACTGCACAATTTGCATCCTAGTATCCACCCTAACATTGCACCCTACTTTAATTTTTTGTTCGGGATATGCAGGATTAATCATTACCATGTTATCCGTGGCATCAACAGTTTCTTGCCCTGCACTTTTTACATTAACAGCCGCACAGATGGGTAAGATGCTCATTGAACTTATTGTAGCGACACCTTTATGTGCTGCgaatttaatcatgccatgaattgtagatGGAACAATTCCAAATTTACCCAAGGCAGTTCTACCTAACAGCATGTTATAGCGTGATGAAGTCCGCAAAACATAAAGTTCTAGCCGCGCTCGCCGCACTAAActgtcatcattttcatcaaataaCTCAACATTTAAGGGCAACACGCCCATAGGCAATGAAGATTCCCCCACAAAACCAGTTGGCGAGGCCGCGGTTGATTGTAAATTTGCTCTAATACTCTCTGGCAGTTGGACAAAACATTGTTCATAGACAATGTCGACACTGCTGCCATTATCAAAATGAACTTTCATGATTGTGATTCCAGTTTGCGCAATTTTGCACGATACTACTATCGGAATTTCAGAGAAATCGTCAATTTTCATTTGCGGAAAACTTATCGGCGCAGATTGCCAATTTTGATACATTTTTGTAGACTTTTGCTTTCTTCCCCTTTTTTGGGCATTTGCTTGCATTGTGGCAACAATGCCGCGACCAACCCCAATATTGCTCATTACTTCAATTAATCAAGCAATTTACTGCCGATTATAAACGTATTCACTTGTGAATCATCAAAAGAACACACGATTAGAATTAAACAggcaaattaatcatttgatagcacaaaacaaaaaaattcgagtttaattCTTAAAACGCGTCCCACGGATGGCGTTAATTGATCAATCCCtaattaatgagttacttaattacggattgagtgcaatgagattaagatggaggatgggatgtttgatgattattttgggccccgatgatcgtctttcactttattttgggccctgatgatcatcTTTCACTTTTTAATCGAGTGATCAACCAcctcgacccggtcttgattgttaattagcatgattcaccttaactcaatgtacaAATTCCTTGGgcgaagtcacaagtgaaaatcacaacggtctaggcaaatggcagagaatcaacaacctataaatgagaggcccaactccctatttatagtattcaaaatatccgcggtctgcggacTGCTTAACTATCCACGAAAACTTAGCGGAATGACCCACAGTTGTTTATTAGCACGGAAACTGATCCGCtatctttattttcagcgaatattccaaGCCTTTTGATTATAGTTCGCGTAACTTCTGCTTTTAGCCTTTAgctaataaaatatacatatacatatacaatgctatgtatatgatcaatcatcatcaccatcgtcattcatcatcatcatcccatGCATCATCAAAATATCTTCACTAATACTTCCTAACTAAGCTCATCATGCCTTTCATTAATGATCCAAGATGAGTCACCTCCCCCTTTTCTTCTCCTTGTGCCACGTCCCAcaccacatcaccaccaccacctctATATAAGCTTACTTCTACCTCCCATTCTTCCATTTCTTCATTCTCCACTCTCTCTCAACACTTCTTCACTCTCATATACAGATTATAATCTATCATTTGATCACTTTCTTGAAGCATTAGAAGTAGATT
This genomic stretch from Rutidosis leptorrhynchoides isolate AG116_Rl617_1_P2 chromosome 11, CSIRO_AGI_Rlap_v1, whole genome shotgun sequence harbors:
- the LOC139875429 gene encoding uncharacterized protein, encoding MLMKKILTKLEISGRLALWAVEFGAYQISYLPRSTVKGQVLADYLAEMTGELEVINERTALKPVVGETWDLFTDGASCAEGAGAGLVLASPGGEEHTYALSFNFDVTNNEAEYEALLAGLNIARKMNITNLRTFTDSQLLLKELAERFEYFELVQVPRSQNKKADALSKLAALTFSHFQKQVWVEELPSKSIDNDLMVASVKEEQLNWMEPILQYIRSDILPSDKREARLVRERAPMYIIQNDILYRKSYCGPMMRFVGLIEAEMIVDEVHNGSCALHSGPFPAGPGNVKFLIVAIDYFTKWVEAKAIRTITGVQVRNFVWKYIVCKFGIPRELANGICEVTNRDIVSEIKKRLCEKRTGWAVIPAEILVPMHRVANFEEEANDDTLCENQNFIKERRLIAAIREANNKQQIAKYYSKMVVAINATGSYNLADVEGRTLHNSWHAALLKRYYV